In a genomic window of Mycolicibacter heraklionensis:
- a CDS encoding fatty acyl-AMP ligase yields MAEPTTSLAPLELDSLVDLMQQQAARFQDTPAFIFCPEGDAEEARITYRQLDSRARSIAADLQRQGAAGERVLVLCRPGVDSVAGLFGCFYAGAVAVPVDEHWPIRRIETVVPEADARFALATAKTQAKMKAAVDGLSSGPKLTWLAMDEVEDDGSGWELQDVSADSLAMIQYTSGSTGVPKGCVLTHRNYLSNLEIMRWALNPADDAPVMNSPISGVSWLPQYHDMGFVGGIVGTIYGGRTTVLMSPSAFLMRPIRWMQAISRYQATITAGPNFAYEACVKRSTAEQRAALDLSSLSIAVVGAGPISSETLRSFTEAFAPAGFRPEAFIPAYGLAEATLGVTGMSNSPVPVVTHYDRSALGEDRVVEVQADAAGAVPLVACGAKAETQEVLIVDPETRLRRGPEEVGEIWVSGPSVGVGYWNRPEETEHAFNAHLADTDEGPYLRSGDLGFFRDGELYVTGRCKDLMTIGGYSHYPNDIELTVQACHPALMPSRGAVFLLPTERYAPEYMVVVQEVHHHEAVGVDLNGLIESIRAAIRAHHGIDAQAVMLLKPMRIPTTTSGKIQRSACRDQYVAGELSALAHWAQPRPEKAAPGFKGALLAGLGRMVASAVAHDQRPQDGPGGA; encoded by the coding sequence ATGGCAGAACCGACGACATCCCTAGCCCCCTTGGAGCTGGACTCCCTGGTGGACCTGATGCAGCAGCAGGCTGCACGTTTTCAGGACACACCGGCGTTCATCTTCTGCCCGGAAGGCGATGCCGAAGAGGCCCGGATCACCTACCGCCAACTGGACAGTCGTGCCCGTTCCATTGCGGCGGACCTGCAGCGCCAGGGTGCAGCCGGTGAGCGGGTACTGGTGCTGTGCCGCCCCGGGGTGGACAGCGTCGCCGGACTGTTCGGCTGTTTCTACGCCGGCGCCGTCGCGGTCCCGGTCGACGAGCACTGGCCGATCCGCCGGATCGAGACCGTCGTCCCCGAAGCGGACGCGCGTTTCGCGCTGGCGACCGCCAAGACCCAGGCCAAGATGAAGGCCGCCGTGGACGGCCTGAGTTCCGGGCCGAAGCTGACCTGGCTGGCCATGGACGAAGTCGAGGACGACGGGTCGGGCTGGGAACTGCAGGATGTCAGCGCCGACAGTCTCGCGATGATCCAGTACACGTCGGGCTCCACCGGGGTGCCGAAGGGTTGCGTGCTGACCCACCGGAACTACCTGAGCAACCTCGAGATCATGCGTTGGGCCCTTAACCCAGCCGACGACGCACCAGTCATGAACAGCCCGATCAGCGGGGTGTCCTGGCTGCCGCAGTATCACGACATGGGATTCGTCGGGGGCATCGTCGGCACCATCTACGGCGGTCGCACCACCGTGCTGATGTCGCCGAGCGCCTTTTTGATGCGCCCGATTCGCTGGATGCAGGCGATATCGCGCTACCAGGCGACGATCACCGCTGGACCCAACTTCGCCTATGAGGCCTGCGTCAAGCGCAGTACGGCAGAACAGCGCGCCGCCCTCGACCTGTCGAGCCTGTCGATCGCCGTGGTCGGCGCCGGGCCGATCAGCTCCGAGACCCTGCGATCCTTCACCGAGGCATTCGCGCCGGCCGGCTTCCGGCCCGAGGCCTTCATTCCCGCCTACGGGCTGGCCGAGGCCACGCTGGGCGTGACCGGCATGTCCAACTCACCGGTGCCGGTGGTCACCCACTACGACCGGAGTGCGCTCGGTGAGGACCGGGTCGTCGAGGTACAGGCCGACGCGGCCGGGGCGGTGCCCCTGGTCGCCTGCGGCGCCAAGGCGGAGACCCAGGAAGTCCTGATCGTCGACCCCGAGACCCGGTTGCGCCGCGGTCCCGAGGAAGTGGGCGAGATCTGGGTGTCGGGACCCAGCGTCGGCGTGGGTTACTGGAATCGCCCGGAGGAGACCGAGCACGCCTTCAACGCCCACCTGGCCGACACCGACGAGGGGCCGTATCTGCGCAGCGGCGACTTGGGCTTCTTCCGGGACGGCGAACTGTACGTCACCGGCCGGTGCAAGGACTTGATGACGATCGGCGGCTACAGCCACTACCCCAACGACATCGAGCTGACCGTGCAGGCCTGCCATCCGGCGCTGATGCCCAGCCGCGGCGCGGTGTTCCTGTTGCCCACCGAGCGTTACGCCCCCGAATACATGGTGGTGGTGCAGGAGGTGCACCACCACGAGGCGGTCGGGGTCGATCTGAATGGGCTGATCGAATCGATTCGGGCGGCGATCCGCGCCCACCACGGCATCGACGCGCAAGCCGTCATGCTGCTCAAGCCGATGCGGATCCCCACCACCACCAGCGGCAAGATCCAGCGCAGTGCGTGCCGCGACCAGTACGTGGCCGGTGAACTGTCGGCGTTGGCCCATTGGGCGCAGCCGCGGCCGGAGAAAGCGGCCCCGGGATTCAAGGGTGCGCTGTTGGCCGGTCTGGGGCGGATGGTCGCGTCGGCTGTGGCGCACGACCAGAGACCGCAGGACGGGCCCGGCGGGGCCTGA
- the wzt gene encoding galactan export ABC transporter ATP-binding subunit Wzt/RfbE → MSANEPRIETRDAWVEFPIFDAKSRSLKKAFLGKAGGAIGRNNSNVVVVEALRDITMSLSLGDRVGLVGHNGAGKSTLLRLLSGIYEPTRGSASVVGRVAPVFDLGVGMDPEISGFENIIIRGLFLGQTRKQMAAKVDEIAEFTELGDYLAMPLRTYSTGMRVRLAMGVVTSIDPEILLLDEGIGAVDAEFLKKAQTRLQKLVERSGILVFASHSNEFLARLCKTAMWIDHGSIRMTGGIEEVVGAYEGPDAARHVREVLAETRTGDQA, encoded by the coding sequence TTGTCTGCCAACGAGCCTCGTATCGAAACCCGCGACGCGTGGGTCGAGTTCCCCATCTTCGACGCCAAGTCGCGGTCGCTGAAGAAGGCGTTCCTCGGCAAGGCCGGCGGGGCAATCGGGCGCAACAACTCCAATGTGGTGGTGGTCGAGGCGCTGCGCGACATCACCATGAGCCTGTCGCTGGGCGACCGGGTCGGTCTGGTGGGACACAACGGCGCGGGGAAATCCACACTGCTGCGGCTGCTTTCAGGGATCTACGAGCCGACGCGCGGGTCCGCATCGGTGGTAGGGCGGGTGGCGCCGGTGTTCGACCTGGGCGTGGGCATGGACCCGGAGATCTCCGGCTTCGAGAACATCATCATCCGCGGGCTGTTCCTCGGACAGACCCGTAAGCAGATGGCCGCCAAGGTCGACGAGATCGCCGAATTCACCGAGCTCGGCGACTATCTGGCGATGCCGCTGCGCACCTACTCCACCGGGATGCGGGTGCGGTTGGCGATGGGTGTGGTCACCAGCATCGACCCGGAGATCCTGTTGCTCGACGAGGGCATCGGTGCGGTGGACGCCGAGTTCTTGAAGAAGGCCCAGACCCGGCTGCAGAAGCTGGTGGAGCGTTCCGGAATCCTGGTGTTCGCCAGCCATTCCAACGAATTCTTGGCCCGGCTGTGCAAAACCGCGATGTGGATCGACCACGGCAGCATCCGGATGACCGGCGGGATCGAGGAAGTGGTCGGCGCCTACGAAGGCCCGGATGCGGCCCGGCACGTGCGCGAGGTGCTTGCCGAGACGCGGACCGGGGATCAGGCGTGA
- a CDS encoding cysteine desulfurase-like protein, translated as MAYDVARVRGLHPTLGDGWVHFDSPSGMLIPDSVATTVSTAFRGSLAKAAGPHPAARRSAAVLVAARQAVADLMGADPSAVVLGPDRAVLLSALADAASSRVSLGYETVVTRLDDEANIAPWVRAANRYGAKLKWAEVDIETGELPSWQWENLITPSTRLVALASASGVLGTVTDLRPVTKLVHDVGGVAVVDHSAAAPYQLLDINEVEADVVAVNAASWGGPPVGALVFRDPALIDTFGSVSLNPHAAGPARLEVGLHQFGLLAGLVASVEYLASLDESARGSRRERLAISMQSAAQYLNRLFEYLLSSLRSLPLVMLIGQPEARIPVLSFAVRNVPAERVVQRLADNGVLAIANAGSRVLDAIGVNDIGGAVTIGLGHYSTMAEVDQLVRALASLG; from the coding sequence ATGGCCTATGACGTCGCTCGAGTGCGTGGATTGCACCCGACGCTCGGTGACGGATGGGTTCATTTCGATTCGCCGTCCGGCATGTTGATTCCAGACTCGGTGGCCACCACCGTGTCGACCGCGTTCCGGGGGTCGCTGGCCAAGGCGGCCGGTCCGCACCCGGCGGCCCGGCGCAGTGCCGCGGTGCTGGTCGCGGCGCGCCAGGCGGTGGCCGATCTGATGGGCGCCGATCCCTCCGCGGTGGTACTGGGCCCTGACCGTGCGGTGCTGCTGAGTGCCCTGGCCGATGCCGCCTCGTCGCGGGTGAGTCTGGGCTACGAGACCGTGGTCACCCGCCTCGACGACGAGGCCAACATCGCCCCTTGGGTGCGGGCCGCCAACCGCTATGGCGCCAAGCTCAAATGGGCCGAGGTCGACATCGAGACCGGGGAGCTGCCGAGCTGGCAGTGGGAGAACCTGATCACTCCGTCCACCCGGCTGGTGGCACTCGCCTCGGCGTCGGGTGTGCTGGGTACCGTCACCGATCTTCGGCCGGTCACCAAGCTGGTCCACGATGTGGGCGGGGTGGCCGTCGTCGACCACTCGGCCGCGGCGCCGTATCAACTGCTCGACATCAACGAGGTCGAGGCGGACGTGGTGGCCGTCAACGCGGCCTCGTGGGGCGGGCCGCCGGTGGGCGCGCTGGTCTTTCGTGACCCGGCGCTGATCGACACGTTCGGGTCGGTGTCGCTGAATCCGCACGCCGCGGGTCCGGCCCGCTTGGAAGTCGGCCTGCACCAGTTCGGGCTGCTGGCCGGACTGGTGGCCAGTGTCGAGTATCTGGCTTCGTTGGACGAGTCGGCCCGGGGCAGTCGGCGCGAGCGCCTGGCGATCTCGATGCAGTCGGCCGCTCAGTATCTGAACCGGCTGTTCGAATACCTGCTGAGCTCGCTGCGGTCGCTGCCGTTGGTGATGCTGATCGGCCAGCCCGAGGCGCGCATCCCGGTGCTCAGCTTCGCGGTGCGCAACGTGCCCGCTGAGCGGGTGGTGCAGCGGTTGGCCGACAACGGTGTGCTGGCGATCGCCAACGCCGGATCCCGGGTGCTGGACGCGATCGGGGTCAATGACATCGGGGGAGCGGTCACCATCGGGTTGGGCCACTACTCGACGATGGCCGAGGTCGACCAGCTGGTTCGGGCGCTGGCGTCGCTGGGTTAG
- a CDS encoding bacterial proteasome activator family protein translates to MARRQSAVSTSGSSADDMDSADGVEIISGADPRLLTAGLNSSTDDAEDEEASLTDLIEQPAKVMRIGTMIKQLLEEVRSAPLDEASRIRLREIHSASIRELEDGLAPELREELDRLTLPLREDATPSDAELRVAQAQLVGWLEGLFHGIQTALFAQQMAARAQLEQMRHGALPPGAAGGGHAQGHSGSGQYL, encoded by the coding sequence ATGGCAAGGAGACAGAGCGCGGTGAGCACCAGCGGCAGCAGCGCAGACGACATGGACAGCGCAGATGGTGTCGAGATCATCAGCGGTGCCGACCCGCGGCTGCTGACGGCCGGGCTCAACAGCTCCACGGACGACGCCGAGGATGAGGAGGCGTCGCTGACCGACCTGATCGAGCAACCCGCCAAGGTGATGCGGATCGGCACCATGATCAAGCAGCTGCTCGAAGAAGTCCGCTCGGCTCCGCTGGATGAGGCGAGCCGGATTCGGCTACGAGAGATCCACTCCGCCAGCATTCGTGAGCTCGAGGACGGCCTGGCGCCGGAGCTGCGCGAGGAGCTGGACCGGCTGACGCTGCCGCTGCGTGAGGACGCCACACCCTCGGACGCCGAGCTGCGAGTCGCCCAAGCCCAACTGGTCGGCTGGCTGGAGGGCCTGTTCCACGGCATCCAGACCGCGCTGTTCGCCCAGCAGATGGCGGCCCGAGCGCAGCTGGAGCAGATGCGTCACGGCGCCCTGCCCCCCGGCGCCGCCGGTGGCGGTCACGCCCAGGGTCACAGCGGCTCCGGCCAGTATCTGTAA
- a CDS encoding DUF6541 family protein: MVTALLLLVVPGALVAAGAGLNWPLAVAVAPALTYGVVGLAIVPFGALGIPWNATTAALALVVAGALTGGLTKGLRYLLERRPGIHVAAPSPAVWPILTVAAGALLGLLLIGWAAVRGIPNWQSIPSTWDAVWHANTVRFILDTGQASPTHMGELRNVETHAALYYPSAFHALTAVLCQLTGAAPTTGYTLAGLAASVWLFPVSAALLTWNLLQRVTSPAVTAVSAAAAAALSASFTALPYVEFGTAAMPNLVAYGLVAPAFALITAVRTLRDRIGVAVLALLGVFSVHLTGGVVTVLLVAAWWLCPKDGALWNPLRGKRRDTLALTGVLIPTGLLLLPQLLSVRKQAEIIAGHAFLTHEGRKSGLRDALLMHTRHLNDFPIQYALVALAAAGAALLVARKVWWPLALWAVLVVGVVQSSAPIGGPVGKVVGTFTDLFYSDPRRIMAAMTLLLVPMAGIGLAALALFLGEQSRKLLKKDHLGGFHVCSALIAMVAATVGLAWHYLPRHAFLFGDKYDSVMVDARDLQAYAYLADLPGAHDTVIGNANVDGSAWMYAVADLHPLWTHYDYPQQQGPGPERFIFWAFADDADTDPRVADAVRDLNIRYVLISSPTVRGFSLPDGLVSLEKSRSWAKIYDNGGASIYEWQGDRAR; encoded by the coding sequence ATGGTCACAGCGCTTTTGCTGCTGGTGGTTCCGGGTGCGCTCGTAGCGGCCGGTGCGGGCCTGAACTGGCCATTAGCCGTGGCAGTGGCCCCGGCACTGACCTACGGAGTGGTAGGCCTGGCCATCGTCCCTTTCGGTGCGCTCGGAATCCCTTGGAACGCAACCACTGCAGCGCTTGCACTGGTGGTGGCCGGCGCATTGACCGGCGGCCTGACAAAGGGCCTACGGTATTTGCTGGAGCGCCGTCCCGGGATCCATGTGGCAGCTCCCTCGCCGGCGGTGTGGCCGATCCTCACGGTGGCCGCCGGAGCGCTGCTGGGGCTATTGCTGATCGGCTGGGCCGCGGTACGGGGAATCCCGAATTGGCAGAGCATTCCCAGCACCTGGGACGCGGTATGGCACGCCAACACCGTCCGCTTCATCCTCGACACCGGCCAGGCCTCACCGACCCACATGGGCGAGCTGCGCAACGTCGAAACCCACGCCGCGCTGTATTACCCCTCGGCATTCCACGCGCTGACCGCGGTGCTGTGCCAACTCACCGGCGCCGCACCCACCACCGGCTACACCCTGGCCGGCCTGGCCGCCTCGGTATGGCTGTTTCCGGTCAGTGCCGCGCTGCTCACCTGGAATCTGCTGCAGCGGGTGACGAGCCCCGCCGTGACCGCGGTGTCCGCGGCCGCCGCCGCCGCACTGTCGGCGTCGTTCACCGCACTGCCCTACGTCGAGTTCGGCACCGCCGCCATGCCCAACCTGGTGGCCTACGGGCTGGTGGCGCCGGCGTTCGCGCTGATCACCGCGGTCCGCACGCTGCGGGACCGGATCGGCGTGGCGGTGCTGGCGCTGTTGGGAGTGTTCTCGGTCCACCTGACCGGCGGAGTGGTCACCGTCTTGCTGGTGGCGGCCTGGTGGCTGTGCCCCAAAGACGGAGCGTTGTGGAACCCGCTGCGCGGGAAGCGGCGTGACACGCTCGCGCTGACCGGGGTCCTGATCCCGACCGGGCTGCTGCTGTTGCCGCAACTGCTGAGCGTGCGTAAGCAGGCCGAGATCATCGCCGGGCACGCTTTCCTCACCCACGAGGGCCGCAAGTCGGGTTTGCGGGACGCGCTGCTGATGCACACCCGTCACCTCAACGACTTTCCGATCCAATACGCACTGGTGGCTCTGGCCGCGGCCGGAGCGGCGCTGCTGGTGGCCCGCAAGGTGTGGTGGCCGTTGGCGCTGTGGGCGGTGCTGGTGGTGGGAGTGGTGCAGTCCTCGGCTCCGATCGGCGGCCCGGTGGGCAAGGTGGTGGGCACCTTCACCGACCTGTTCTACAGCGACCCGCGCCGGATCATGGCGGCCATGACGCTGCTGTTGGTCCCGATGGCCGGAATCGGCCTGGCGGCGCTGGCGCTTTTCCTCGGCGAGCAGTCGCGAAAGCTCCTAAAAAAGGACCATTTAGGGGGCTTTCACGTCTGTTCGGCACTGATTGCGATGGTGGCGGCGACGGTTGGGCTGGCCTGGCATTACCTGCCGCGCCACGCGTTCTTGTTCGGCGACAAGTACGACTCGGTGATGGTCGACGCCCGCGACCTGCAGGCCTACGCGTATCTGGCCGATCTGCCCGGGGCCCACGACACCGTGATCGGCAACGCCAACGTCGACGGCAGTGCCTGGATGTACGCGGTCGCCGACCTGCACCCGCTGTGGACGCACTACGACTACCCCCAGCAGCAGGGCCCCGGCCCGGAGCGGTTCATCTTCTGGGCCTTCGCCGACGACGCCGACACCGATCCGCGGGTGGCCGACGCCGTGCGTGACCTCAATATCCGCTACGTGCTGATCAGCAGCCCGACGGTCCGCGGGTTCTCGCTGCCCGACGGACTAGTGTCACTGGAGAAATCGCGGTCGTGGGCCAAGATCTACGACAATGGCGGGGCCAGCATCTACGAATGGCAAGGAGACAGAGCGCGGTGA